Sequence from the Solea senegalensis isolate Sse05_10M linkage group LG1, IFAPA_SoseM_1, whole genome shotgun sequence genome:
CACTGTACTAGAATgcgaattaaacaaacacagcaggaccaagtggaaaaaaagagtgaaaccatttcctttaaaaggaaaataaactcCCTCCTCCAATTAAAGCACTGGAGGATGCAATTAAAACTATATGTAGACATAGTTCATTGATTCATCattctctgcatgttttcggactgtggaggaacacacataaaaactccatgcagaaaggccctttttcGGACCCCCTTGCAAACCCGGGTTCTTTTCACTGTGGGGCATCAGTGCGAGCCACTGCGCTGCCGTGTGTCCCCACACGCTCTCAAATCTTGATGTTTGACATTCCTTCTCTCGGTTTAAGGTTGCAACTATGAGTAGAGTAATCCGAGATCGGTATCAAGACTAACAAAAGGAGTAACACCGATAAACACCCAGGGCGCTGTTTAAAAAGGAAGGTGAAACACTTGTGctaaataaactattttatGCAAATACTATGAACCCACTCAACAAGTAGCTTAGAACGGCTTAATTATTAATTCAGGCTTTGATATGTGTTGAAATTAGTTCCGATTCCAAACTAATTCCAAAGTGACAatttatttcctcatttcaAACATTCTCAGCTCACAAATCAAACTGTTTAATCACCTTGTCATTTTACATTGTGCCATGAATGCAGGTGAATAAAAACTCCAAACCGTAAACTAAtccatgcaaaacaaacaaaaaaacagtacatCCCTGCCACCATCAAACTTCAACCTAAAATGAAGGTCAAAAGGTTTGATGTAATATCATCGTCTGAAGTCAATGTTAATTGTGTCTATCAAAATATTTCATAGAGGCAACTTTTACAAAAAGTGCCAGGTTCCTCAGTGTCAtaagtaaaaacatgaaacattacATGTATTTTCGATTAAATACCCCTGTACCATCATCTTATTGTCCATCCCACAACTAAAAAAAAGATCTGCTGGCAGATGAGCAGTtctcgttcttcttcttcactgctATGAGATACCTTTTGTTCCTGTCCTCCAGTTTTTTCATGATTCAAACATTGCTCTTTTGAAAATGGGAAGCTTTCGAACCACGGCGCTGTCGCCGTTTCCTTTTACAAAGACAATCATAGTAATTCTAACGAACTGTAATGTGTGACTATTATGTGACAATCCTGAGGGGCTCCTCTCCGCTTTGGGCCCCTGGGCAATCGCCTGCCCGGGGGCAGAACCCCTTGAAGGACCTGTTGCATAACCCCATGAAGacgtacaaaaaaaaaaacaaacacggtgCCTGGAGACAAGCATTTGAATGCAATGCAAACCTTGTCAGGCCCCGTCCGTGGCTTTCCTACATCAAACTCAACCTGCGCTGAAAATACAAGCCACAATTCAAGACGCCATCATCATTCCCTGTGAATAGTTTGTGGGCCATTGCATCTGTACTTTAACAGCATCataaagtttacatttttactattCCTTCTCATTACCACATGCACACTTGGAAATAGAACCCCACacctttaaaaactttaaaaacttactttactttaaaaacaaaacaaaacttgagGGAATAGGTCGTCACATAAGTTTAATCGTCCTTCAGCTTGGTGGATCGTTAATATCTACAGTGATTAAAGTGAACAGCACATCCTTCACAATCTGCTTGACGTTATACGTGAGCTTATTGAACCCATCGCTGTCCATGGTATGACTAGTGTGTCTGATTTTGTCGGGATTGACTGGATTGGGCTCGTTGTGCACATCTCTCTCATGTTTGATCATTTTGTACTTTCCCGTCTGGAAGTCGGGCCGCGAAACGGACATCTTACGGAAGAAGATTCGATTATAGATGTCGTCGTCCTCGCCGCCCCAGCCCCAGTACGTGTTCGGGAAGCCATTGATTTTCAAGAATTGCTCTTTGGTCATCGAGGAAACCCCGCCAAAGTAATTGTTGTAGGGCAACTGGAAACCAAATTTGTCCATTGCCACGGCCAAATGTCGCGGGCTGTCAAAACATCGGTAGAGGTTGCGGTCATCCATCGGCACCAGGTCTACGTCGGAGAAGACAAAGCACTCGTAATCATACTCCTTCAGTGCCTCGGCGTAGCCCACGTTCATCAGCTTTGCACGGTTGAACGTTCCGTCTCCGTCCTGGTTGATGACATACACTCCGTAATCCAGCTGCTGTCGTAACAATATGGGATGGAGGTAGTACAGCCAGTGCTTCAGGTGGTCATTTCGATTTCGAAATGGGATGATTATCGCCACCTAAACAAATTTGATAGGTTAGTCCGGTTAGTAGCAGCACATATTGCAACTCTTATAAACAAGGAACTGTTGAAGAGATCCTTATCACCAAGGTTGTATATCAGTCACCAACGTGAGATATGGACTGCAATATAGAAATGTACAATACAGTAATGTAGTAAATTGTACTACActttcattgtgttgttttactaTCAGGTTTCACTTCATATTTCCAGACAACATGATGCAGGTTATTTGCTGATTTTGACCTTTACTcattgaataatgaataattaaaatacCTTCACACGAGTCATACTTTTACATGAGCTAAAAAGGAGAACTCCCCAGAGTTTTGGAACATAGAGTTAAACTTAGTCTGTCGattaaagaataattttattCGCTTACCTTCTGTTGAGCGATACAATTCGGTGGCTTGTACCGTCCTCCCAACTGGAGATCCGAACCGACTAAGTTCCTCACTTCATCCAAAGACCGTTCTGTTTTAAACTCCACAAGCAAAGGACCGACAAGTTCTGGAGGGTTTACGGGACACGGTTCCAAAGTTTTGTTACTGGCAGCCTGCTGGTTACTTGAACCCGTGTCTCGTGCTGCGCTCTTCTTTTGGTCACCTGCTGCGGTCTGGTTCTTTATCAGAGCCGCCAGCTGCTCGTCAAATGTCTCGGTCCCCGCGGTGAGCTCATCGATGGCGTGCTCTTTGTGGGTtttgacaaacaacaaaagcacagcATAGCACGCCACAGTGAAgacagtgaaaaacatcaagagTTTGAAGAGTTTCTTCAACATGTTTGCCGCCGTTGGAGGTGAGCGCTGCGATCCCCGGCAGCACTGGCGTGGCTTCGCTACCTGCGTTTCTCGTTGCAAGTCAAAACCATTCTGGTTTTCCTCATACCAGTCTGCTTTTCATTTCCCCTGGAGCTGCTTCCTTGTTCAGGTAGGCTGTTCAGGTTGGGCCTCATCACACCTGTCATGAATTATTAAGCACCGTCTTTCCCTGCCATTCAAGTTTGCATGAGCTTTAGCTTAATATCGTGTATCCCAGTATGATATTTATAAAAGTTAATTTGCATTACATTATCTATAGGGGGGCATTACTTTGAAACTGATGTAAATAAGTgggaaaaccaaaacattttttttgaaaaaacagTGTAGCCTGTTGAATGTGATGGTTGAAGTTTGTTTCATTGTGAAATAGACTAAAAGGTAAAATAAACtcataaaaagtgttttattgaattACAAGTGAGAATGTGTTGTCAAACAGTGCGCTCTACTGGTGTTTGGACGATAGTGCAGATTTTACCCACCACCACCCTTCATCCACAACCTTTCATAGAAATAGAATTAatttgaatgaaagaaagattatttatgcatttatttatttcacctttatttaaccaggtaagtACGGTGGCCGACAGAggcaaacgcactgcaacgacccaaaacacatgcagaaggaGGAACGAGCTGCATATTCATAAATGCTGCGGATTCCTAAAACACCGGTAAGTCgtaaaacgccagcaagtctcTAAACCTTTGCAAAACAGTACTTTGTGCAGATGATTATGTCCGATCTCTGACACATAGCTgcgagtgttttattttgaaaaccggacgTCGATGTTGTTAAATATTAGCTTGATGTCAGGCTTTTTACTGTTAATCCCTTAGTATTTCAGGCGTGAACATTCAGCGTCAGGTAGTTTGACTACAGATAAATGAGTGTCGGACAGCTTGACGACAGCCGGATAACCTCTTAATAAAGGTATTTTAATAAAGGAACAATTAGCTCCCACAGACCCGAGCAATTCCGTTTTCGAGTCCGCTTCTGTTGTCGTTTCTGTCGGCCAAGAGGAGCAAACGCAAATCTTagaacattttcaggtttttcataatacgttttgtgaaaagattcattaaatgtaaaacaaagggaaagcaacgagtttgacacctctgttgTAAAGTTTTCAGGCCTTACTATGTTCTGGGCCTTGAGATAATGTCTGATGTGACTTGGCGCTatccaaataaaattaaattgaaaataggAATAATAGTTTGGGGTCCAAAAAGGTCCAGTAAGCCTTTGAAGTTCAGTAAgatcagggaactacagtagCTCCAGCATAACACAAAGATAAAGCTTATTCCAGGgctatgaacaaaacaaaatatttatttgaagtTGTTACACACTCATGCAGAGATATTTATAATGAGAAACCCTCATACATCTTTACACACATGACCTTtacatgtccagtgtgtaacattcaggTTAAACTATTGGCAGAAATAGAATGACATAATGATTACACTGATGTTATTTTTCGGAGTGCACACGTCAGTGAGGGAACCACTGAATGtatcattacatgtcatttagcaaacacttttattcaaagggacttacaagggaattgaacTTGATCATGGTGTTTTCTGCACACGGTTCTTAACCATTGAGCTACCCCACCCCCATGGTTATCAACGGTTGTTTTTGTTACCACAGAATGAGCCCATTATATTTACATCAGGAGTAGGACCACTTTGTTTTTCCTGGACAAACTTAACACCTTTTGCGTTTTTAACATTAGGTTCCTCTCATGCATGGAAGAGAGGGGTAAGATGAGAGATGGGCTGTGCACATATTCATAAAACCAGACTTGTATGATGTTCTCTCCAAGTTGGCTGTGGCTGTGCAAGAGCCGCAGTGTATTCCCATGCTACATTCTCAATCTGCTGATTATATATACAGAAGCAATAGCATTAAGTCATATGTAGGGTTATTGACCGGTAAAATAAGCAAATGCTTCCACATTCCATAACATTTTCCCACGACTTTGACGGAATCATGCTTTTATTCCCGTTTAAGCAATTTATTATGGTTCCTCGTGCCCACCATGGGGGattcctttgtgttttcattgctgCTTCACATAATGTGAACACACAACTTTTACTGacatattcaaatgaaaatccCAACCAAGATCTAAAAGGTTTGCTTAAAATCATAATTTGGTGTTCCAAATGGAGCCATAAAAGTTCAACAAATGTACAATTACAAAATGCGGGTACTTTTCCTGCCTCTTAACCTTTATTATCAGCGTGTGTTATAGGTTTTTTAGGGATAAGTGAGGAGAAATTGATTCTTGGAGATGATTCATCTTGTGAAACAGTATAAAAACAGTCAATAACTTGGTCTGTTTCACTAATGCAAATAACGTATGAGAATGACCAAACCACAACACACCTAGGGAACACATggggtgattttttttggacGACCCACTAACACAACACATTGCCAATGTTTGAATGGACAACATGTGTGGCTCAATGTATGAGTGCAGTCTGGTTATTTACCACTAGAGTGTAGCCATGTATCAACAATTCACAACAGCCGCAGAGCCACACTTCACTGCATatctgtggggtttttttttgtgtgtctcaccttatcccactctctcttttatttatttttgcagcaaATATACCAACTCCACTCTGAGACCAAGAATGATACGCACAATATCCATAGGAGGAAAAAGGTTGGCTGGACTTCCAACCCGAACCAAGCGAGCAATTTGAGtgtcctcctgctgctttaGCCACACACTGTGGCATCCCTTTGGAGTTGGGTGGGTCTGCTTTTTTTGGACACATGCGTGCATGCTTGCGGTGCCAGAGTGACATTTAGGCGTGTATACTTTCGTAATTAAACAGATGAGACTGAATTTTAAAACAAGGtcttcatctctctttttttttgaggttTCAGTTTTATATATTTAGGTGAAGGCTTTGTTGAAAAGGAGCCGATGGAGTTGAATGGAATAATATCTTAATTTGTGCAAAACCCAATACTTTCTCACACTAATATTGTGAAACGTGTATCTCATGTGGGTCAACACGATGCTCAAAATGTTTGCACGTAAAATGACAGAGGGGCCATTGATGCCAAGAATAAAAACACCAGGGCTGtggtgagaaagagagatgctaaaaacatattttgtgtgtACACCGTATGTAACATATTTTTGAAGATTTACATAgcttaaaatgtcaaataaggTCGTATATGTTGTGCAAacttgggggaaaaaagggccATACCGTTGAGAATGAGCATACActgcaaatatacagtatacttttTGCAGTCAAATCGACagatgtgaacacacactgacagactcaTAAGCATTTATTCTCAACCACAGCTCTTAAAACAGCCCTTACAGGCCAGAGAACTCAGCAGTTTAGTGAAACATGATGCCCAGACCatacgatgtgtgtgtgtgtgtgtgtgtgtgtgtgtgtgtgtgtgcttggttTTGAGTGGTCTCAGCTGTGTGggacacactgcactgacagccaatcagagctaATTCAGAATCAGAGTGGTTTTGATGGCTCCATGGTCTATTCGAGGGAACAAAGCAGTTTGTGCGTgcatgcatatatgtgtgtgtgcgtctgtgtgtgtgtgagagagtgtgagcaCACCTCTCAACCTTATTCTGCACTCCACCTGCTTCTCATTGCCCAAATGGTCTGACAAAATCTGCTTTTtgatacatttgcatttgtataCCGCCGCTTTGATGGCACTGGGACGAGATGACAGAAATGgttctttgaatttgaatgaaaaatgatcaaataaattaatttaaaagctttttttgtctCCCTTCTGAGAGGACTGGAGGCTCATTAATTAGACGTCGACTTTAGTCTTCCTGGGCAGAAATTAATTTCCACAGCACCGTACACATGATCAACAAAATGCCACACAACAACAGGCTTGTAGACACTAAAGACGACAGCATGACAACTGGCAACACTCGGTAAAGACAACAAAGCATCCACTGTGGCTTCCTGTATGTGGCAGATATAGCTGCAGGAATCAGGCTTTTTCCAAAGTGAGCCTGTCTTCACCTCAGAGTTTTGTATCTGCTCCCAGAGGGCAGGAGGTTCAGATGCTGGTTGACTGGGTGTGGGATGTCTATTTATTGTTACGGCCTCATTGTTCAGTTCTGTAAGGTTGGGTTTAGGAAGACTGATTATCTTGGCATTTACCGtatttttaaagtgtaaatCTCACAGcattccttcttcttcttttgtgttttacagcagttggcatTTTTTGGGACTTGGTGAACTCAGTGAAGAGCTGCCACCACGAACCGTTTCAGAACAGCTTGATGACTGAACCTAATACGGTACATTCTCTCAATTTGCTTTTTTGCAATGAATGCCGACTAACGTGTTGGTCCAAAAATCTGTCCAAGTCTGGTGAATGTAAAGGTGCAGTTATACGCATAGTCTACATTATACGCTAAATACCACTGGGCCATAAATGGCTTAATTTTGGGTGTCATACCTCCAGTGAAATACGAGGTAAAGTGTAATCATTGGTGAAAAATAGCTAGAAAAAGGCAATAATGTTTGGTCAGGAGGGTGTTTACTTAATTTTCATATGCCTCAAGCATGAAAATGTACTTGTCATGATTtgttactttttattattagagCTTGAGCATCGAGTGGTGCAAGGACCCTATAGTTTTTCAAGCCGCTGTTAGGGCCTGAAATTACTTGTGTTGAACATTTGATGGActactccatccatccatccatccatccataccaCTTTATCGTCCAATCccaggtacaccctggacagaatAAGGGTATTTGTGCCCCCTACTGGCAACAGAAAGTAAGCCTCGGATGAGATAGAAGATCTGTTTGGGAAAATAACCTTTTTGTTGACGTCTAACCAGCAAACAAATCATTCCTCATATTTATAGTATGAAACATAGTAACATTAGTGGGAGCACTGCTGATTAAATGAGGGTGAATTAAGTTTAAATTAggaatactggtcaaaatctctggattggatatcagtcaaatatttaaaatcagatACAATCCACAAATCACATATCAcctgcttcactatgcacagactgtaaaagtgTACATAAAAGTCAGCGACAGCATttaagctgagtcatgttgtgggtttgttacacagttggagaattatgtctttgaaatagcttgaaatgacacacatttgttGTTAACAGCTCCGcagtttaaaaggtctaaaacaggggtctcaaactcaaatgacccgggGGACACGGAGCGTCTAGTGTGGTGAGTAGGAAAAATAGTGAAACATAGTCTAACAATAATACTTGTTATGATCATATTTCATATAATTTCAAAGCgaaagtgtttcttttgatACGGAACGGAAAATAGTTcacattataaatgtatttatgatgcaaaatgaatcttttaatataaataacatacaGATATAACTCATGATATCGTGACGTTTGAGGTCTCTGGTCTAAATTGACTGGATCTGACTGATGttggtatcggcagatactTGGTGGCATTGTGCCGTCCCTAGTTTAAATATTAAGTTAATAATTGTGTAGCAGCTAAATAGAAATCGACCCAAAAATGATTATTGACTGATTATTTTGACCACGTATTTGGCCAAGCAAAGCACAAGTTTGTGACCTTAAAGTGCCTCCAGACTGGAGCCATTTGCAGCTAAGTTTGCTAGTTAATTTCTTCAAGTGTGGGAGAAACATCAGCCTCAAGTCAGTGGGCTGGCTGAGAAGCAACCTCCTATATGCTCCCCTTGTCATCCATTGCTCTTGTTTTCTCAGTGACATGAACCTAGCATTCTCCCAACAGGCCCTGCAGTGGCAATGTGCCAGAAGCAAGCAGAGACTGAAGGGAAAACTCTCAATTAGGACCAATTGACATGTGGTCTTTATGCCTAACTATCTTTTCCCCTAATGCTGATAGGAAGCTCTGTCGAGGCGCAGACTCTCTCACTTGCTTGCTCAGTCACACACTCTCTACCTCGAACGCCCACGCACTAGCTGTCTCGCTCACTCACGCACTCGTTCACTCATTTCCCTCTTCATTAACGCTTGGGTCCTTTCTATCTCAGGTAGATAGACTTCTGTGCTCATTTATTTGCCTGTCACCATTTTTAAAATGCCTGCCTATTCTGCCCGGCTGTATTAGAATATCTATTCAGCAACACTGTCATACATTGTGAATTTGACGTAATAGTTGCGGTTGACATGATGACAATATGTGCAAATAACATTGCCAGGCACATTTCTCATTACAGGTGAGATGAAAGGGTTCATTTGGCAATGGGACTGAAAggcaactattttttttttattctattttaaatgaaataaaacacatcttcCTCTGGTGACTTTGTTTCCTAATTTCTCATTTCAGGGATTGCCCTTATGAAATCACGTGAAAACATTGCACTGTTAATCAAAATAGCTGTGTATTAATGTTGCGGCACAACAAGGACATTCCAACAAGTACTTGATGATAATAAAGCTCTGAGGCGACTCATAAGTCTCCTGAAGCAAAATCATTTGGTTGTCATATTTGGACGGAGACCGTTGCCTCCGTGTTTCCCTCGTTTCCAGTCATTGCTCTAAGAAAAGGTAGGTGCTTGCTGTTTATAGTATAGAATTACCATACAGTCATCAGTGTCTGTCCAGAAGATTCATGTTTCCCTGTTTTAGAAGTGCTCCTGGTGCAGACTGTGTGCAGTTAATATGGAGTGCATGGTGTCATTTGGACCTCATGCTCATTAAAAACTGCGCCAAATCTGGCGTGGACCACACTCATGggagaaacaacaacataattagCCTCCTGTTTGCACTGGGCCAGATGCAAaaaggaatggaaaaaaaaaagatggagatGGCTCTGGGACTGGACTTTTATCCTTAAGGACACTGGTCCAGTTTGGTGTAACTTATCTGTGCCAGATATGGGccatatgaataaaaaatgtcacattattccCTTTTAAACATTAGAATTTTCCATTTGGGACGAGCAAAGGTATAACTTCAACCTTATAACAGCTAATGTTTTGATAAAAAATTAGAAATTCAAGCAACAATCTAGGCCCCCATGTGCTCTGTGTGGAAATACACTtcagtttgtcttgttttaacatcatttagtGCATATATTTTGAAAAAGGTGGAATCATGAAGGCTGGGTTTCTTCACAAGCGTGTTCACTCATTTATAtattctacagtattttattgtatgtctaattgtttgtttttaggtctgatgtttttttcccttcagctgtttttaaagtgctttataaataaagttggatcggatttatttatgtattacacaattttattatatgttttattatgatgattttttttcagcttttgtcattgtttttgaaacacgttataaataaagttggttCGGATTggatttctttattaaaaaaagtttgcgGTAAGGCTAAAGGTCATGTAGGGGTCAGTGTGTCGCGCCGTGCGTGGGAGAACGTGGAAGAAACGTGGGAACTGTGCTGAGGGAACACGCGAGAAGAACGGGAAGGAGTTAGCAAGCTAATATTTGAGGAACACACGCGAAACGTCAAGCTCAACACACCTGTGTTAGCTCTGCGGCTTCCCAACGGCACGAGAGACTTTGAAGCCTTGGAAAAGTGGCTGTTGTGTCAGCCGTAAAGAGGAACGAACACCCTGAAAACGAAGCGTCGAAAAGGTAACACCCCACTTCACAAGTTTGTTGGTTTCACTAGAAGTAAACACGTGTCGCTGGACAGGGCGTTGgatacttttgtttgttgtttgtcttgttgtgCTTGTAAACATCTGCAGCTCAGTCATTGTCTCAGTCTCCTCTTTGCTGGAGGAACTGTTTCATCCTTGGCTGTGTTATCTATTCACTGGCAGTCTCCCTAATTCCTGATGCTTTCTCCTTGACCTTGTTCACTCTTTCTTGACTGAAGCTTTTACTAAGCGCAcgtgaattatttaaataatattgccttataaattatatttaccACATAatgcatttgtgtctgtgactcGTTGCGCATTCAGACAagcaaggtcaatgtttatttgtaagACTTTGTGTAAGAGTGAGCCACTGTGGCTCTTTGGATAGATGTGTGTGAACATAATGCAAATACTTAAATGGTTTTCCAACAAATTCAGTGCTTTGAAAGCGCTGGCTGTAAGAGGGGATGAATGCACTGTGTGAAGCCGGTGCACATGAATGTGCACATGTACATCAAAATCCTCCATCAGTCACAAgacatgcatgtacacactgCTTGTTTACGCACCCAAGTCATTCACATACACCCTGGAAGTGTGCATATACACGTCCAAGACATGCATTCACACACCCAAAGCAATTATATTCACAACCAAAGACTTCACATAACCTTTTTAATAGCCATTAAATGGCGCCTCACCCTTCACTtccaggtgtgttggagaactCTTGTAGCCTCCATTTTGcatcaaaactaaacaaaagatgtttagtttggccattaaaacatggtggtccagcCTCGGTAGAGAAGACCCACACTTGATGTAAATCAGGGTTCTACCCAAAGTGGAACATTGTTCTTTTTACACCATGTTATATTCTTGAGTCATTTTAATACCTTCACAAATGACCTTGACACAAGATATTTAAACTCAGAGACAACCCAATCACAGAGATAACACTCTTGTACAGTTGTTTATGTCGATGAAATTGATGCACTTCTGCAAGCAGCCGTCCAGTTGCCC
This genomic interval carries:
- the LOC122774288 gene encoding beta-1,4-galactosyltransferase 1-like, with translation MLKKLFKLLMFFTVFTVACYAVLLLFVKTHKEHAIDELTAGTETFDEQLAALIKNQTAAGDQKKSAARDTGSSNQQAASNKTLEPCPVNPPELVGPLLVEFKTERSLDEVRNLVGSDLQLGGRYKPPNCIAQQKVAIIIPFRNRNDHLKHWLYYLHPILLRQQLDYGVYVINQDGDGTFNRAKLMNVGYAEALKEYDYECFVFSDVDLVPMDDRNLYRCFDSPRHLAVAMDKFGFQLPYNNYFGGVSSMTKEQFLKINGFPNTYWGWGGEDDDIYNRIFFRKMSVSRPDFQTGKYKMIKHERDVHNEPNPVNPDKIRHTSHTMDSDGFNKLTYNVKQIVKDVLFTLITVDINDPPS